One genomic region from Gemmatimonadaceae bacterium encodes:
- a CDS encoding DEAD/DEAH box helicase: MSNTESSTPADGFGELGISEPIGRALASLGYEEPTPIQKEAIPPLIAGRDLLGQAATGTGKTAAFALPILEHLAGDPDRRRGGERISALILVPTRELAMQVAEAIHKYGKPVGARVLPVYGGQSIHQQLTVLRRGVDVVVATPGRALDHIRRSTLDLSKLRTVVLDEADEMLDMGFAEDLDAILEAAPTPRQTALFSATLAPRIRAIAKRHLKDPVNVRIEPDRAEAGTVPRVRQVAYMVQRQQKPAALGRILDIENPASALVFCRTRTEVDELTETLNGRGYRAEALHGGLSQEQRDRVMRRFREGGLDLLVATDVAARGLDIGHLSHVVNFDVPSAPDAYVHRIGRTGRAGREGVAITLAEPRESRMLRTIEQHTRQKIRIEPVPTVVDLRSRRLEKTRAAVRQAVEDGSLDQYRTIVESLGEDLDVMDVAAAAVKLAHEAGGNPRENEEEIASVAPPRDKARRAASVSPRAERHAASPARPRSSEKTAGKTAGKTDGKTAGKTAGKTKMTRIYIGLGRTAGIRPADLVGAIANEAGIPGRDIGSIEMGNGFSLVEVPESAADIVVEAMAGAKIRGKRVTVRRERFEGPTGKSKGKGKPTKGS; encoded by the coding sequence GTGTCCAATACAGAATCGAGCACCCCAGCCGACGGTTTCGGCGAGCTCGGAATCAGCGAGCCCATCGGCCGCGCCCTCGCGTCGCTTGGCTACGAAGAGCCGACACCCATTCAAAAAGAGGCCATTCCCCCGCTGATCGCCGGGAGGGACCTCCTTGGCCAGGCCGCAACCGGCACCGGCAAGACAGCCGCGTTTGCGCTGCCGATTCTCGAGCATCTCGCCGGCGATCCCGACCGGAGACGGGGAGGTGAGCGCATCAGCGCTCTCATCCTGGTTCCCACGCGCGAGCTGGCGATGCAGGTCGCCGAGGCCATTCACAAGTACGGCAAGCCGGTCGGAGCTCGCGTGCTTCCGGTGTATGGCGGTCAATCAATTCATCAGCAGCTGACCGTTCTTCGGCGCGGAGTGGACGTCGTTGTCGCGACGCCGGGCCGGGCTCTCGATCACATCCGTCGCTCGACACTCGATCTCTCGAAGCTGCGCACGGTCGTCCTCGACGAAGCCGACGAGATGCTCGACATGGGATTCGCTGAAGACCTCGACGCGATACTCGAAGCTGCACCGACGCCGCGGCAGACCGCGCTCTTTTCGGCCACTCTCGCGCCTCGAATCAGGGCGATCGCGAAGCGGCACCTGAAGGACCCCGTCAACGTGCGGATCGAGCCGGACCGCGCGGAAGCGGGGACGGTGCCGCGTGTGAGGCAAGTCGCGTACATGGTGCAGCGGCAACAGAAGCCCGCCGCCCTCGGACGCATTCTCGACATCGAGAATCCCGCATCTGCTCTCGTTTTCTGCCGTACGCGAACCGAGGTGGATGAGCTGACCGAGACGCTGAACGGGCGCGGCTACCGCGCGGAAGCGCTTCATGGCGGCCTGTCGCAGGAGCAGCGGGATCGCGTGATGCGCCGATTTCGCGAAGGAGGATTGGATCTTCTCGTCGCCACCGACGTCGCCGCGCGCGGTCTGGACATTGGCCACCTCTCCCACGTCGTGAACTTCGACGTACCCTCGGCGCCGGATGCATATGTGCATCGCATCGGGCGGACCGGCCGCGCCGGCCGCGAGGGCGTGGCGATCACCCTCGCCGAGCCGCGCGAGTCACGGATGCTGCGCACTATCGAACAGCATACGCGGCAGAAGATTCGAATAGAGCCGGTGCCAACCGTCGTGGATCTCCGCTCACGCCGGCTCGAGAAGACACGCGCCGCAGTGCGCCAGGCGGTGGAAGACGGCTCCCTCGATCAGTATCGCACGATCGTCGAATCACTCGGTGAAGACCTCGACGTGATGGACGTCGCGGCTGCCGCGGTGAAGCTGGCACACGAGGCGGGCGGAAATCCGCGCGAAAACGAAGAGGAGATCGCTTCGGTTGCACCGCCGCGAGACAAAGCCAGGCGCGCTGCATCCGTGTCGCCACGAGCGGAGCGACATGCCGCGAGCCCTGCCAGGCCGCGGTCCAGCGAGAAGACCGCCGGAAAGACCGCCGGAAAGACCGACGGAAAGACCGCCGGAAAGACCGCCGGGAAGACGAAGATGACCCGGATCTACATCGGACTGGGTCGCACCGCCGGGATAAGGCCCGCGGATCTCGTCGGCGCGATCGCCAATGAGGCAGGAATTCCCGGTCGCGACATCGGCAGCATCGAAATGGGAAATGGGTTCTCGCTCGTCGAGGTCCCCGAATCCGCCGCCGATATCGTCGTGGAAGCGATGGCAGGGGCGAAGATTCGGGGCAAGCGGGTGACCGTTCGCCGGGAGCGCTTCGAGGGTCCCACTGGCAAATCGAAGGGGAAAGGGAAGCCGACCAAGGGGTCTTGA
- a CDS encoding MarR family transcriptional regulator — protein MNDKPEPATPVAPTHFTFSILHAAQVVGDRLELALGTVGLSMAKQSALTKLAEAGEPVTLSELAARLSCVRSNITQLVDRLEADGLVRRVDDPADRRSVRAELTQLGVQKQMAGATEMSRVQSELAELVRPSELAALESALGALG, from the coding sequence ATGAACGACAAACCGGAACCGGCGACACCCGTTGCTCCGACTCACTTCACCTTCTCCATTCTGCATGCCGCGCAGGTCGTTGGCGACCGCCTCGAATTGGCGCTTGGCACTGTTGGCTTGTCCATGGCGAAGCAAAGTGCGTTGACCAAGCTCGCCGAGGCAGGGGAGCCGGTGACGCTCAGCGAGCTCGCGGCGCGGCTAAGCTGCGTCCGGTCGAACATCACGCAGCTGGTGGATCGACTCGAGGCGGACGGGCTGGTGCGGCGGGTGGATGATCCGGCAGATCGCCGCAGCGTCCGGGCGGAGCTGACGCAGCTCGGCGTGCAGAAGCAGATGGCGGGAGCGACGGAAATGTCACGAGTTCAGTCCGAGCTCGCTGAGCTGGTGCGGCCGTCGGAACTTGCCGCGCTCGAGTCCGCCCTGGGAGCGCTGGGCTGA
- a CDS encoding YceI family protein — protein sequence MSTTIEPIAANAIPTWQIDPAHTNVEFAVKHLMIATVKGGFADVTGVLKGDLAQPGQFELEVDLATASVDTRQEQRDAHLRSADFFDAEKWPTIRFVGKRIDGDVGADFTLYGDITIRSVTRELKLDVTNEGTARDPWGNSRVGFSAKGKLDRRDFGLVYNQALETGGFVLGDEIKLSIDAEFTAVAVDAAAA from the coding sequence ATGAGCACCACAATTGAGCCCATTGCCGCCAACGCAATTCCGACTTGGCAGATTGACCCCGCCCACACGAACGTCGAGTTCGCCGTCAAGCACCTCATGATCGCCACCGTGAAAGGGGGTTTCGCCGACGTCACGGGCGTTCTGAAGGGCGACCTTGCGCAGCCCGGACAGTTCGAGCTCGAGGTAGATCTCGCGACGGCAAGCGTGGACACCCGCCAGGAGCAGCGTGACGCGCACCTTCGCTCGGCTGATTTCTTCGACGCGGAGAAGTGGCCGACGATCCGGTTCGTCGGGAAGAGAATCGACGGAGATGTCGGCGCGGATTTCACCCTTTATGGCGACATCACGATCCGCAGCGTGACGCGCGAGCTGAAGCTCGACGTGACGAATGAGGGAACTGCACGCGATCCGTGGGGCAATTCGCGAGTGGGATTCAGCGCGAAGGGCAAGCTCGACCGGCGCGACTTCGGCCTGGTCTACAACCAGGCGCTCGAGACGGGCGGATTCGTCCTCGGCGACGAGATCAAGCTTTCGATAGATGCCGAGTTCACGGCCGTGGCGGTGGACGCGGCGGCGGCGTAA